A segment of the Kluyveromyces marxianus DMKU3-1042 DNA, complete genome, chromosome 5 genome:
ctctttatattatatgaGCTATGTTCGCCGTTGCTCGAAGAACAAGTTCTCAACAAGTTGAAAGTGGGAACATTTATGGATTTTTCAGATGTCTTACAGATTCTTCGGAAGGGATCTAAGTTGAGCAGCAATTCTACTGATCTTAATAACTGTATTGACGGAATTGATGTTCATATAGTTTCGATAGAACGAacaggaaagaaaaggtaCAAACTTCATTTCTCCAGCAAATGGAAACTGGATATTATAATTGAGGATATTGATAAGCTTTCGCATTGGAGGAAGCTTCTCGTCCTGTTAGACTCCATTCAATCCGTTCCCAGCTCTACGCAGAATATCCCTTTGTTCATCCCATTTAAGAGCACGAACGTTTTGGTACGATCTAGGCAACAGCTGAGTCATACtactgaaaaaaatgaaggaaaaactACAGACTCGCGAATTCTAGTTGAatcagatgaagaagctcCCTTACCTCCTTTTcaggaagaagagcaaaatGACATTCATTCCTCACAGGACTCGGAAATTGGCGGCAAGAAAGACAACAAGAAACCTATATTCGATTACCAGTATAAGGGTATGAGACTATTTGATAAATGCATTAGCATACATGTATTACAAAgaccaaaaagaataaaaaaaaatcgcTAGTCTATTTTCTTGGTATGAATGTGTCTTACccttttggttttgtttctcttctctttgtcCAGACAGAcaaaatacatacatatataagaGGAGTCTTCGATATAACTCTCAAAATCTAGTGATACATTTCTAAATAATTCACGGAGCCGTAATGTAATTCACAGATATAAGAAAAGAGCCCTTTCTATTGATATCGGATGTTCTCTAATATCCAAGATATTTTTTGTTAAACACTATTATGTATAGGTAACTACTCTGCTATTCATTATGTTTTCAATGTAGAAAGACTTTCGGagcattaaaaaaaaataataaaaaaaaaaaagattagTCAACTATATGAAGACTACTTGGAACAAACGATTATAAATATTACTGAAAGCTCGTTACTAACCTGGATTTAGAAATCGCAACACTAAATCACGCAAGCATTTAACTATGTCAGTTTCTGAAAATATTGCTAAGACCGCTCGTGCAGCTGGAAACATTTTAAAAACTCTTAGCGATGAAGATCGTTCAGCTATATTATACAAAATACATGATGGTTTGAAAGCGAACGCTTCTTCCATTGAGAAAGCAAATAAGCTGGATTTAGAGCATGCTAAGGCTGTAAATCTATCTGATTCACTTGTGAAAAGATTAGACTTGTTCAAAGGTGACAAGTTTGATACAATGTTACAAGGTATCATCGATGTTGCTAAATTGCAAGACCCTGTTGGTAAGGTCAACTTTGCTAGAGAGTTGGATGAAAACTTGACCTTATACCAAGTCACAGCACCAGTAGGTGTATTACTAGTTATTTTTGAATCTAGACCTGAGGTTATCGCAAATATTACAGCATTGTCAATCAAGTCTGGTAATGCAGCAATCTTGAAAGGTGGTAAAGAATCTTTGAACACTTTCAAGGAGATGTCGCGCATTATCAACAGCGTTATCTCGAACAATGTAGAAACCTGTCATGTTCCAGAAGGTGCTATTCAATTGATTGAAACTAGAGAAGATGTTTCTGATCTT
Coding sequences within it:
- the SAW1 gene encoding DNA-binding protein SAW1, yielding MAPTSALIQINSRCVLSVRIFINRNKILKGITNSDTIFEAPILSNNSIVRLKSPSIRLLLSNEDMKSLTYEIRDSLLFILYELCSPLLEEQVLNKLKVGTFMDFSDVLQILRKGSKLSSNSTDLNNCIDGIDVHIVSIERTGKKRYKLHFSSKWKLDIIIEDIDKLSHWRKLLVLLDSIQSVPSSTQNIPLFIPFKSTNVLVRSRQQLSHTTEKNEGKTTDSRILVESDEEAPLPPFQEEEQNDIHSSQDSEIGGKKDNKKPIFDYQYKGMRLFDKCISIHVLQRPKRIKKNR